The Acidobacteriota bacterium genome has a segment encoding these proteins:
- a CDS encoding sigma-54 dependent transcriptional regulator has translation MNERILIIDDEKSIREVFPILLGDHGFEVETAGDGRSGIEKTRLFEPDVVLLDMNLPDMSGLDVLAGLREIRPPAEIIIITAFGNIRNAVEAVKLGAYAYLEKPVDNEELMLNISRILEIRNLRHQVETLRSELSSRFRFSNIVGTSGRMNSVFQLMEKISRVDGTVLITGESGTGKELAARAVHFAGPRRDGPFVVVNCGAVPRDLIESEFFGHVKGAFTDARADKIGKFELAHTGTIFLDEVGELSQEAQVKLLRALGEREIIRIGGTQTVPVDVRVIAATNKNLEEEVRKGSFREDLYFRLAVLSLRLPPLRERVDDIPPLVDHFVRKYSGELGKTFAGFTSGALARLISYAWPGNVRELENVVYEALVMSEGEWVDEAALPARIRTGGFVPASRDPAAAPPASMKEESQRAAARTERDLILEALRQAGGNRTRAARILGVSRKTLFNKMTALDIRWPS, from the coding sequence GAGGTGGAAACGGCCGGGGACGGCCGGAGCGGCATTGAGAAAACCCGTCTCTTCGAACCCGACGTCGTCCTTCTCGACATGAATCTTCCCGATATGTCCGGGCTCGATGTCCTGGCCGGACTCCGGGAGATCCGGCCTCCCGCCGAAATCATCATCATCACGGCCTTCGGCAACATCCGGAACGCCGTCGAGGCCGTCAAACTCGGCGCTTACGCCTACCTGGAAAAACCCGTCGACAACGAAGAACTCATGCTCAACATCTCGCGCATTCTCGAGATCCGAAATCTCAGACATCAAGTTGAAACTCTTCGTTCGGAATTGTCTTCCCGCTTCCGGTTTTCGAACATCGTCGGGACATCGGGACGTATGAATTCGGTTTTCCAGCTCATGGAAAAGATCAGCCGGGTCGACGGGACGGTCCTGATCACGGGTGAAAGCGGCACGGGCAAGGAACTTGCGGCCCGGGCCGTCCATTTCGCCGGGCCGCGCCGGGACGGGCCGTTCGTCGTCGTCAACTGCGGCGCCGTGCCCCGCGACCTCATCGAGTCGGAATTCTTCGGCCATGTCAAAGGCGCCTTCACGGATGCCCGGGCCGACAAGATCGGCAAATTCGAACTGGCCCACACGGGAACAATTTTTCTCGATGAGGTCGGCGAACTCTCCCAGGAAGCCCAGGTCAAACTCCTGCGGGCTCTCGGCGAAAGGGAGATCATCCGGATCGGCGGGACGCAGACCGTTCCGGTGGACGTGCGCGTCATCGCGGCGACGAACAAGAACCTCGAAGAGGAAGTCCGCAAGGGAAGCTTTCGGGAGGACCTCTATTTCCGGCTGGCCGTCCTGTCCCTCCGTCTTCCGCCGTTGAGGGAGAGAGTCGATGACATCCCCCCGCTGGTCGATCACTTTGTCCGGAAATATTCCGGAGAACTCGGCAAAACCTTCGCGGGGTTCACATCCGGCGCCCTGGCCCGTCTGATCTCCTACGCCTGGCCGGGGAATGTCCGCGAACTCGAGAATGTCGTCTACGAAGCCCTGGTCATGTCCGAAGGCGAATGGGTGGACGAGGCGGCTCTTCCGGCCAGGATCCGGACCGGAGGATTCGTTCCGGCATCCCGGGATCCCGCCGCCGCTCCTCCCGCATCCATGAAAGAGGAATCGCAGCGAGCCGCCGCCCGGACCGAAAGAGATCTCATCCTTGAGGCTCTTCGCCAAGCAGGCGGAAACCGAACCCGGGCGGCCCGGATTCTGGGTGTGAGCCGCAAGACCCTGTTCAACAAAATGACGGCGCTCGACATCCGCTGGCCGTCATAA